GGGCGAAGGTCCGCTCGAAGAAGCCGCCGATGCCGCCCGCGCCCTGCCAGGTGGTCTCGACCGTCACTTTGGCCCGGCCCTCGCCGGCCGCCGAGACCGTCCAGGTGATCACCATGCTGGAGTTCGCGTCGCTCTCCACCAGCTTCTCCGGGCTGGGCGAGGTGACGGTGAACAGGCAGTCGCGCACCCGCTTCTCGGTGGCCTGCAGCCGCCAGTGCACCTCGGTGCCCGCGCCGGTGCCGCCCGCCCGCACCTCGTACTCGCTGTACTGCGCGGGCAGCAGCTTCG
The sequence above is a segment of the Kitasatospora sp. NBC_00240 genome. Coding sequences within it:
- a CDS encoding SRPBCC family protein, which encodes MGQVYATTERVYEASPERVYEALADYQVTRPKLLPAQYSEYEVRAGGTGAGTEVHWRLQATEKRVRDCLFTVTSPSPEKLVESDANSSMVITWTVSAAGEGRAKVTVETTWQGAGGIGGFFERTFAPKGLNRIHDQVLAALADEVR